In one window of Eubalaena glacialis isolate mEubGla1 chromosome 13, mEubGla1.1.hap2.+ XY, whole genome shotgun sequence DNA:
- the LOC133104249 gene encoding uncharacterized protein LOC133104249, giving the protein MAWGWGPDALPPQSGHSEAGDPPQICPQWLPPAPLLLLGHQDYSPLASQGEAEARSDTGTEPTLPRPLIFPSGSSPPSANRPSSLGFIAPLPHETTWVPPQLAREPTPEPGPELDAPRPPSGPSLPVTTPQPRLLPLCGPGALLLQSSPHPPSGSPPGPTLTQSPFAARRSPPPHPGPVACPHGLKLPICAPARPPQTSARSHVVMRAHTECGALGITTTRRVCDLGPPVRPGSLTPLLGWLQRWGNVTASPPVGAPTSWG; this is encoded by the exons atggcctgggggtggggccctgatGCCCTCCCTCCGCAGAGTGGACATTCAGAGGCAGGGGACCCACCTCAGATCTGCCCACAGTGGCTTCCTCCGGCTCCTCTCCTGTTACTAGGGCACCAGGACTACTCCCCGCTGGCCAGTCAGGGGGAGGCAGAGGCCCGCTCAGACACAGGGACTGAGCCCACGCTCCCCCGCCCACTCATCTTCCCATCCGGGAGCAGCCCTCCTTCTGCAAACAGGCCCAGCAGCCTGGGCTTCATCGCACCTTTGCCACATGAGACAACATG GGTCCCACCGCAGCTGGCCCGGGAGCCCACCCCGGAGCCCGGACCCGAGCTCGACGCTCCCAGACCACCCTCAGGACCCTCCCTCCCCGTGACTACCCCCCAGCCCCG TCTTCTGCCCCTCTGCGGCCCCGGAGCCCTCCTTCTGCAGTCCAGCCCGCACCCACCCTCGGGCTCGCCCCCTGGCCCGACCCTGACACAGTCCCCATTCGCAGCCCGCCGGAGCCCTCCGCCCCACCCGGGTCCCGTCGCCTGTCCCCATGGCCTGAAGCTCCCCATCTGCGCCCCCGCCCGGCCTCCGCAGACCAGCGCCCGCTCCCACG TCGTGATGCGCGCCCACACGGAGTGCGGGGCCCTGGGCATCACGACCACCCGCCGGGTGTGTGACCTCGGGCCGCCTGTGCGTCCGGGGAGCCTCACACCCTTGCTGGGTTGGCTGCAGAGGTGGGGCAACGTCACGGCCTCGCCTCCAGTCGGGGCGCCCACCAGCTGGGGCTGA
- the PVRIG gene encoding transmembrane protein PVRIG, whose amino-acid sequence MDRPRALGLLLALLTLCITAGTPEVWVQVQMEATGSPSFTVRCGFLGSGSISLVTVSYGGPDGAGGTTLAVLHPKFGTQHWNPACRAHWETRASISLTLEGSEGRSSSPSTTFCCKFTSFPEGSQEACGNLSLSPDQGLPAPTPATMLRADLAGILGVSGVLLFGCVYLLYLLRRQRHWSVMKLQPPRHSSPQTQRRASAAGQASLTSLHIPYATINTSYFSPATLHRVLPPQPLPGWAPLPSQSPVPWAPLPASARSSFISVENRLYAQAEKGPLHAGTDLIPLPDCLGRRAMEGR is encoded by the exons ATGGACAGGCCCCGGGCCCTGGGCCTGCTCTTGGCGCTGCTGACTCTCTGCATCACTGCTG GGACTCCTGAGGTGTGGGTGCAGGTTCAGATGGAGGCCACTGGGTCCCCATCCTTCACCGTCCGCTGTGGATTCCTGGGATCTGGCTCTATCTCCCTGGTGACTGTGAGCTACGGGGGCCCCGACGGTGCCGGAGGGACCACGCTGGCTGTGTTGCACCCAAAATTCGGCACCCAACACTGGAACCCTGCCTGCCGGGCCCACTGGGAAACCAGAGCCAGCATCTCCCTCACCTTGGAAGGGTCCGAGGGGAGAAGCTCCAGTCCCAGCACCACCTTCTGCTGCAAGTTTACTTCCTTCCCCGAGGGCTCCCAGGAGGCCTGTGGGAACCTCTCCCTCAGCCCAGACCAAG GGCTCCCTGCTCCTACTCCAGCCACCATGCTGCGAGCTGACCTGGCTGGGATCTTGGGGGTCTCAGGGGTCCTTCTCTTTGGCTGCGTCTACCTCCTCTACCTCCTGCGTCGGCAAAGGCACTG GTCTGTCATGAAGCTTCAGCCACCCAGACACAGCAGcccccagacacagaggagagcaAGT GCAGCCGGCCAAGCCTCCCTGACCTCTCTCCACATCCCCTACGCCACCATCAACACCAGCTACTTCAGCCCGGCAACTCTGCACCGggtcctcccaccccagcccctgcccgggtGGGCGCCGCTCCCCAGCCAGAGCCCTGTCCCCTGGGCACCCCTGCCGGCCTCCGCTCGCAGCAGCTTCATCTCTGTTGAGAACCGACTCTACGCTCAAGCAGAAAAGGGGCCTCTCCACGCCGGCACCGACCTCATCCCGCTCCCGGACTGTCTGGGGCGCAGAGCCATGGAGGGGCGTTAG